The following coding sequences lie in one Synechococcus sp. CC9902 genomic window:
- the selD gene encoding selenide, water dikinase SelD: MTPSGSLLLAGGGHSHALLLKRWAMTPRLRPKRSIVLINRHPTALYSGMVPGLIAGIYRREELSINLPHLCDRAGVAFVQAEISGIDSQRQDLLLHQRPALSFGVLSLDVGAVTRNLEHLSGVPVKPLEEALQFLSQQDPEDPQPFRIVGAGPAGIEVALALRRRWPRRPLELQIRAGQLNATTKSILSRAHIQCVTDANAHASLLCTGSRAPSWLANSGFAVDHDGRVLTNSFLQLEGYSHLFASGDCAVMEAQPRPASGVWAVRSAVPLAQNLEAICNGQSLKRWTPQRDALQLIGTGNNAAWMLRGHAHTGAFRLLWSLKQRIDHSFMAGFSQLAPMGAAEPMACRGCAAKLPARPLNAALSQAGLKTQAEDAANLGGTPALLQSVDGFPALVSDPWLNGRLTTLHACSDLWACGAKVTSAMAVVTLPSIHSTEQQELLHQTLAGVQSVLIEQGASLIGGHTLESRSPTPSPTTLGLQVALTVNGQTSKPWPKGGIQPGDALLLSRPLGVGVLFAAAMAGVAKPKDVEAALRTMNQSQHRLVDGLQKHGADIHACTDVTGFGLLGHLGEMLQGSEPITIQLWPNRIQAHPGALDLLDQGIASSLAPANRDAWSWLEGPVQLNASPSQACLELLVDPQTCGPLLLACTAAAAECLMAQDSAWIQVGIAGSGHG, encoded by the coding sequence ATGACCCCATCGGGATCTCTCCTCCTCGCTGGAGGAGGGCACAGCCATGCTCTTCTGCTCAAACGCTGGGCAATGACGCCGAGGTTGCGGCCCAAGCGCAGCATTGTGCTGATCAATCGGCATCCGACTGCCCTGTATTCCGGCATGGTGCCCGGCTTGATCGCCGGGATCTATCGGCGGGAGGAGCTGAGTATCAATCTTCCGCACCTCTGCGATCGAGCGGGGGTGGCCTTTGTGCAGGCCGAAATCAGTGGTATTGATTCCCAACGCCAAGATCTCCTGCTCCACCAGCGACCAGCCCTGAGCTTTGGTGTGCTCAGCCTTGATGTTGGAGCGGTGACGCGAAACCTTGAACACCTTTCTGGTGTTCCAGTCAAGCCGTTGGAGGAAGCCCTTCAGTTTTTATCTCAACAAGACCCTGAAGATCCACAACCCTTTCGCATCGTGGGTGCGGGACCCGCCGGAATCGAAGTGGCCCTGGCACTGCGACGACGCTGGCCCCGTCGCCCACTGGAATTACAGATCCGTGCAGGCCAACTCAACGCCACCACCAAGTCGATCCTCAGTCGTGCTCACATTCAGTGCGTCACCGACGCCAATGCCCACGCATCCCTCCTCTGCACGGGAAGTCGCGCACCGTCTTGGCTGGCCAACAGTGGATTTGCGGTGGACCACGACGGACGGGTTCTAACCAACTCTTTCCTCCAGCTCGAGGGATATTCCCATCTGTTTGCGAGCGGCGATTGCGCCGTGATGGAGGCCCAACCGCGGCCCGCCTCAGGGGTGTGGGCTGTGCGTTCCGCCGTGCCCTTGGCCCAGAACCTTGAGGCGATCTGCAACGGCCAAAGCCTGAAGCGATGGACACCACAACGCGATGCCCTGCAGTTAATTGGGACCGGGAACAACGCGGCCTGGATGCTGCGAGGCCATGCTCATACCGGAGCATTCAGGCTGCTCTGGAGCCTGAAACAACGAATTGATCATTCGTTCATGGCCGGTTTCAGCCAACTCGCCCCCATGGGAGCAGCCGAACCAATGGCCTGCCGTGGCTGTGCCGCCAAGCTTCCCGCGCGCCCCCTCAACGCAGCGTTGTCGCAGGCGGGACTCAAAACCCAAGCGGAAGATGCCGCCAACCTCGGCGGAACGCCAGCACTACTGCAAAGCGTTGATGGCTTTCCTGCTCTCGTGAGTGATCCCTGGCTGAATGGTCGGCTCACCACCTTGCACGCCTGCTCTGATCTCTGGGCTTGTGGGGCCAAGGTCACCAGTGCGATGGCCGTCGTCACCCTGCCGTCCATCCACTCCACCGAACAGCAAGAACTTCTCCATCAAACTTTGGCTGGGGTTCAGTCGGTGTTGATCGAACAGGGAGCGTCACTGATCGGGGGTCACACCTTGGAGTCGCGCAGTCCCACGCCTTCCCCGACCACCCTGGGATTGCAAGTCGCCCTGACCGTGAATGGCCAAACTTCAAAACCCTGGCCCAAGGGTGGTATTCAGCCTGGAGATGCGCTCCTGCTGAGCCGTCCCCTTGGCGTCGGCGTGCTCTTCGCTGCAGCTATGGCAGGGGTCGCCAAGCCCAAGGATGTCGAAGCGGCCCTGCGCACGATGAACCAAAGCCAACATCGCTTGGTGGATGGGTTGCAGAAGCATGGCGCCGACATTCATGCCTGTACTGACGTGACCGGCTTTGGGTTACTGGGACATCTCGGAGAGATGCTGCAGGGAAGCGAGCCCATCACCATCCAACTGTGGCCCAATCGAATTCAAGCCCATCCAGGTGCACTGGACCTACTCGACCAAGGGATAGCCAGCAGCCTGGCCCCCGCAAATCGTGATGCCTGGAGCTGGCTTGAGGGGCCAGTTCAACTCAACGCGTCACCATCCCAGGCCTGTCTGGAACTACTGGTGGACCCACAAACCTGTGGACCACTCCTCTTGGCCTGCACCGCAGCAGCTGCCGAATGTCTTATGGCACAGGATTCAGCTTGGATTCAAGTTGGCATTGCAGGATCCGGCCATGGCTAA